The genomic region CGGGCATTTTGGAAACACACAAACCACAATTGGACTCAAACAACAATGTGGTGGATTTGTTGGATTTGAATGAGGATAAGGAATTGCTGAAATTGCCACGTGTTAGTGCCAAGGAATCTTCGCTCAAATTAATCAACATTCTGCAGAAAATGTCCTTTATATCAGGACATGATGTCGACTACTACGACACTTTCAACTTATGAGGAGCACTAATGAAATATTATCACAAGTGCGTTAATCAAGAAGTGCTGTGTGGTAATGTTTCATTCCAATTTTTTGCTGATTTAGTGCCGCTGCTGAGTGAGGGAGAAGAAGAGAAcgatgaattatttaaaaataaaataatacaagaaATTCTTTCGGCAGACAACGAAAATGGCGAAAAcgaagaagaaaacgaattatttattgttttattgattgttttttgtttgagagTGGTGGCGGTGAGAAATGCGAGTGCATTTGGGAAAAAGGTATTTGAACGAAAGAGGGTGGCAGGTACTGCCTGTAAACGCGGAATATATAAATACAGCTACCCTGGACCTAGCCTGGGGCAGGAATTTTAACACACAAATGGTGGAAATGGAAATTTCGTGGTGAAATTTCGCAAGACGAACATTGGAAGTactggcattttttttataaacacaatAAAAAGAGGTATTTTATGAAGCTACTGAGAGATAATACAATCATAAATGGTCAAGGATGTCAGATACCAGATACCAGGCTTGCTCGTtagtatggtgaaaaaaaattttgttgaggggaactttgggtTTTACCTCACTCGTTTTGTGTTTcgcaaaatttagctttagctttagTGAaatacaaaacgaatgacgtcatCATATCTGTTAAATTCGCCCAGAGCCGAATAACAGTCTGttaggtagtacacctctaaaaatattttcaccataAGCGACTGGCTCGCATCTTCCCACATATTCGACTTGAGCGTTTAAAGGTTGCCGcaattgtttgtatttttttaaagatcttTAAAATCTCTAAAAAAGCCGTTTTTCCAAGcgaattatgaattttttaaatattttaaaattttcaccaaaaaatatTGAGGATCAATACTCGATCATTTGAGTTGGGCAATGTTGAAAATTCTGCCAAAAATAAGATTATTTTGATTATACCAGCAGGGTTTGCAGAGCCTATATAAATGGTTTAGGTTGACACCTTTCTATTACATACGATCATTTCTGGAAAAAATTGAGCAACAAGTTTGTATTTGTGGTCTTTTTGAGGTTAAATTTGTGAATGAGTCACTGTATGTCTCATCGCAAACAagtttaaactaaataaatcctCTTCAAGCTAATTTCGTGTGAAAGATTAAATGTGTTTACTAAAAAATTCCCGCTAAAACATTTTAATCTAAATCCATAAAAGTAGAtcgaatgtttaaaaaaaacagtagAGTAAACTTGGccaatcaaaaacaccataaattCAAATGAGCCATTTAAaaaatcggccgccgtagccgagagggatggtgcgtgactgccattcggtagTGTCCGAGTTCGAAACCCCAAAagatagaaacattttttctattagcgCTTGTTCCTCGGCAAGGTTCcaagtgtatttatgccatgaaaaagttcctcataaaaaagtcatttgcagTTTGaactcggcttgaaactgtagctccctctattcgtggaaaacatcaagacgcacaccacaattaggagggggagctcggccaatcacTTGACAGaactgtacgcgccaattatttttttttttagattataaaaagaaataaatattacgcCATATAGTCAAAGCGTGTGCACCCAGTGTCGTAACTTTACATCACAGCTTATCAACGGTTCACtcggaattaaaaaaagtgcatttaGTGGCTGTAGCAGATTCTTTACAATTTCGGCTTATCAATTTTTTATGAGGTCAAAGTTGTTTCCCTGCGAGTCTACATTTTTATTGGTGTAGAGGGTGAGCCACCGGCCGGTTTTCTGCGTGCTCAAAGAAACTTAGTAGAATTTCACCGCGGTATGAAATGTACAAGTATCTATTTTTAGCTTCGCCAACGTTtcgaaattttggaaatttacttccAAAATGAGTAGGTCCGTAGTGCCAAATATGTGAGTTTATTAAAGGGAAGCTTTGGACGAAACGCGTTCTCATCACAGCGGTTACGTTAACTAACAAACCTGTTACATGCGAAGCTTGGAACAATCCACATGTGGTTGTCAAGAAGCCAATGCAACCGGAGAGTGACATTTGGAGTGGAGTGGAAATTTTGGCGACGCAacatcataaactttttttttttgtcaaaagctACAATGGCGTACATAATTGTGCTCGCTCTTGCTCTGAACTTAAACATATgggcatatgaaaaaaaaaatagttttagcgCACCATGTCATTCAGCCCAGCAAACAACCGATTTTTGCGAATTAGTCGAAAATCATGTTATCAGCCATCTGGCAATGTTCATTGAACTTCTCGGAGCTGCTGATAACagaggcctgcgaaatttaacttttttcagtttctagaatggctgtacttgtttcttgtagttttttatgcgctgaaaacgaatctgaccttcaaaatgctccatcacgtcaggatttttggtaaatgaagccttaaatgtcaaaaaatggccatttttgataatttttttgggatagaaaaattttttttcaattttcgacgaaaggGTCCCATAGTACAActttttagctttaaaacccatttttttaaattattgtacgatttttaaaaaaaaagttatgacattttgaaattaacagtttcagttacgtatacgttgggtataacgtctattggcgtaactgaaactgttaatttcaaaatgtcataacttttcctgacgtgatggagcattttgaaggtcagattcgttttcagcgcataaaaaactacaagaaacaagtacagccattctagaaactcaccctcgtaGGACTGTGTAATTAAAAAACGAATCCAGATCAGTAAGACGAATATCAACCGAGTCATTAACGAGATAGAGGCCAAAATCGTCAGCATGCAACTGGGCCTTGGAAAACTGCGATGCCGTAGGGCCAgtcaaatgaaattatattcCAAAATATGCGAAATCAAAACAATACTAAACTATCTAgaaactgaattaaaaaaaaattaaataagcgtCGAATTTCGTTAACTTTTAGTGTAAAAGAgataatgttttgaaaaaaaaaaacaacaaatgttcTTCAAATCATTCTAGTTTCACGTGTTTCCAATTTTCTTGTGTTAGCGGTACCATTGGggtatttttcttcgaaaaagcaATTTAAAATGCGTTTACCGTTAGGTGATTCCAATATATATTTGTGTTAACAATGCTTTTCTCCTTATTTTTGAACGCATGGTTATTGAGGAAGCGTGATTGCAATAAGACGATGCACATTGCCTCGCGAAACAATCaatttacagtctgtgtcagaaaaaaggaaccgcgattattcatgaagtatacaTAAaagatatgtatttaaatttttttttttacatgaaagtatgtacaaaactacgagtcgcaattactcaataagccgtgtagtctccatcgttgtcgagtatagcctagCATTTTCTCGGTGCTTTGaactagcttttctgcgtagctcgtcgacaaacaggactagatttttcGAACTtcacgcacgagttgctttaaatcatggactggccctCCATCaatatgcgttttcatagttccccacacattttcaatggggttggcgtctggagactgggaaggccagtccattactGTCACGCCATTTtcctgttttgttgtttctcaatgtgtttttctgagagcaatggctttgatgatgtgggacggtaggatatattCGCCttcttcagtcgacgttcgatggtgttgatactcacatctattccctttttagcaagaactgatcgtgcttggcgtagtcacaaagaacgGTTCCGcataaaaagttggacgatcactttatcctgcttttttgtcgccATTCGCTTcaagcaaaaagcagaacgaaatatagagggtcttccaataacaggtgttattggtaagtggattgcgctatcgagagatgattaacggttttttatggtaggaattggatggtattgatctggacaacgtttattttcaacaagacggcgctacgtgccacacaagcaacgaaaccattgatattttacggcaAAAATTTGCGgcccgtgttatctctcgaagaggtgatcacaattggccatcgagatcttgtgatttaacaccttgtgaattttttcctttggggtcacgtgaaagacaaggtctacgccaacagcccagggtcgattcaagacctcaaagatgaaatCCGTAAggttatcgaggacatagggcagccactttgcaattcggctatggagcaaatggttttttatgaggagctttttcatggcagaaatattatacacccggaggttatgccattgcctgccaaggggcgtccgctattagaaaaaaagtgcaTGTAGCATAGTACACTTAACAGAAGAGAAACTTTGaacgcagacaaagaaagagggagagacccgagggagaatgagagagaaaaagaatatatatttaaataaattcacaacatttgcagagaatacaaatagacaaagtttacaaaaaacGCAAAAGGGTCGACCgttgtaggtaaacgccggacacaaaccgtggcaacaacgcgcactactccgagcgtttatcacccgcacaagcccagcgattccaaaaccgcagcaacggcacaaattaccgcaaggcaataccaataaatccgaggCCGGaaggatagcactttatagtacactTTATATAGAAATAAGCGCCAACAAGTAGGCActaaaaaaaagccaaaatattgggaccaaaaaacgccccaaacagtaggcaccaaggaaatataacgccaaaaattaggcaccaaaaatatatttcctacatgtttgcaccaacaaacaagcaccaaaaagtaggcagtgttattatatttctcactagaaattagcaaccacaagcaAGAACTCAGGAAAAAtggcctaaagtgtatctaagatatatataaggtatagctctctctctctctccttttcctctacgttatatctctctcgcggaacaaaaatgcccaaaacgttgcatagcCTTGacattttactctccattctcgctcgtccatcgacgcctaagaagtttcacttcaaaaactttttcttccaacctacgtcttccgaatgttagtcacgcaccgacCCATTCGGGTATGGCGGTCGACGTTTTCATGTATAATGAggggaaataatgaaaaacaggaATTCATTTGGACAACTAAAACAGACACCCATTATATTTAACTATCTTTGTATTACGTTGAAAACTTCTGCAGAAAAGGCGAAAGCTCACACGAAAAAATTATGTGCTGTTTATAAAACTTCCCTACTTTCGGAAAATATTACAACTCAGGTTGTTTGACCttacagagaaaaaaaaaaacaaaaaactaaaacgaATCTTTTTGCTGCTGTTTAGCTCAGTTTACAATGAGACATTGACTTTATTCTCTACTTAGCAGACATGCATCTCATCTGCCCCTACTAAGTATTCGCGGTTTCATAGCATCAATGACTTGGCTTGCGTCTTTTTAGCGACTTTTATCTAATTTCACGAGAATTCATAGCACGCAATTCTGCACGAAGCAGCGCAATGGATGATGTATGCGGTAGATTTAAATAAATGGTAGATatataagcaaaaatattttatataacggTTTCAAACATAAAGTAGCGGCCGCTTATGCCACATCGAAGCGTTGGATAAAAAGTGTACGACCAACGAAGTTTCATGATTAGTAAAATAATAGTAACTTAGTTTTCTCGAAATAATTGTGTGAGTTTTTGAAAGTGCATTTTTGCGAGTGCTTTCTTGTGTAAAATGTCAGTGAAGATTATGTACGGTGCTTtagtactaatttttatttttgtagtttcgGTGAGTTTTACTGAAGTGAAAACATTGAtccatttcagaaaaaaattaaattaatatcaaattttattatgcACAGGTGAATGCGGGTTGTGTTTGCCATGAGAAGGGCGTCGATTATTGTGAAAAATGCAAGGCACCAACATTTGTGCGGCCCCAACCACGTTACGCCTATAAAAATCCGGCTTTCGACCTCACACCTATTGGCGGAACTTGCTCCTGCAACAAAGTATTCGTTGAACCGGCTGCACTGCCCAAGCCATGTGGCAAAGTACGTGATGCCTTCCATTGGCTGCGGACATGGAATAATTTACTGAAGCGTAAAACGCTCAGAGCTGTGATTAACGCCAAGCATGAATGCATTAATCGCTTGCATAAACGTCTTACTAATCTAGAGAATGTCGAAACAGAATATTTGCCCATGACCACCTAAGCGAGCGCTCAGGGTGATCAGTAAATATTTGTAACGGCAATCATAccactttttcatatttttacaagtGCGCTTGCATGCAGTTTTCATCTTTGTACATACCCatttacatccatacatacatacattggtgCATTGGTACATGAAGCAAGTGTGTCGCCAGCATCGCCAGCTCATTTGTACAACCCATTATCAGCATATACAAGTACTTAGTGCAAACAACATCTAAATCATCATTGCATTCGTCGGACGTGTGCTTTAAGTCAACAACTTCAGCCGCGTCAGTTTATTTTTCTATCACTTGCACGCGTTCGACGCACTATAGCTTTAAACTGTTTCGTCTGGTATTAACATCAATTTTGTACTTCCATTCGACTAGAAGCCACCACCGCCACCGAAATATCCCCCATGCAAATGTCGATCATCGCAACCGCCCAGCTACTATTCACCGTCACCACCAACGCCTAAATATTCGCCAGGAAGCGACTATTACAAACCAGCTCCGCTACCACCAGCGCCGCCGAAACCTTGCGGTTGCGCTTATGCACCAGCAGTGCCTGCTTATCCTCTACCCGAGTAAGTGCAGCAAAGCAGGAAACTCTAATGCTGTTTTCATTCTAACCCTTTGCCGTTCATATATTTCAGTTTGACCTACGCAAAGCCCAAGAGCAATTCCATACCCGCTGACCCCATTAGCATTAGTCTCGCCTTGCAGGCTAGTAAAGCCACAGCGGTACCCGAAGCGAAGTTAGCTTATGGTTTCGCGAAGACACCAATCGACAGTTTGAAGAAGATTGCTCTCTCTAAGGTACCGGAAGAGCATCTTTTCCAGTTGAAAAGCGAAGTGATTACGCTGAAGAAGCCTAGTGCTGCAGCATCACCTTCctctgaagaagaagaagaacctgAAGAGGAGGAAGCAGTTGAGTCACCAGATGAATCGCCCACGCTAACGTACAACCAATTGGGTTATGTGCCAGAAAAGTTCAAGAATCCGAAATTTCGTAAAATCTCTTCAAGTTATAGtgctgattattattcaaaTGAAGCTCAACCAATTCCAGACAAAGTAAGGGTGGATTGTGGTTTTAGACCTGGACGCATTGCGGAGTACATCAAGCGAAAAAACAATAAGCATCCCGCTGACAACTATTAGTACGATTAGGTTATGCATTTTATGAAAGCACAGAACGATTTATAACcccgaaatgtaaaaaaatttcgtaacCCTTAACACTTCGTTAGAATAAGTTTGTTACCCTCctatttattgtaaataaaacatTAGCATAATAAAAGGTAATACTTTTACTTGCTCCTTATCAAATGTGTTGTTATTGAGGCGCTTAGTCGCGATTCACACACAGAggcatctggaagggagacactggagaTTCTCTTGTGATGTCTCATTAGTGGTCACACGGGCAacattgttttcggcaacattcgtAGTTTCTGTTGTTTACTTCTTTAAGTCTGACAAAACGAATAAGAAGCataaagcgtgtcgccagtacgggaaacaaaatcatttaatttaaacaaattaaacaaattaaacaaattatttaattatttatttatttatttcagtattcattgacatttcgtcatggaaagacttacgcttcaacaacgtttacaaatcgaacAATTGTAGATATTACGAAAATCGGTGCtctatgaaaagtgttcatcgcgggctcaggccaacttatggtggcccatttttggcttaatggctacgtcaataagcagaattgccgtgTAAGTTCTGAAAACAGCCCATTGATCCGTTTCGCCAGAAACGAGGTGGCGCTAATGTAATAGTGAATGGCGACCGCTGTCGCGTGGATGCCGAAAATTTAAGCCCGTTAGCTCTACAATATTTGGTTTGGTGCCATACAGCCCATGaaaaaatggatttactgcgtcgtaaTTTCGGCGCGCAATTTAACTCtcgaccagtggattggccactaagctcgtgtgatatcacacctttggacttttatttgtggggatatgtaaagtgtaaatgctttgtggataaaccagcttcgattgggATATTGGAAAcctacattactaaagttattcacgagatacgaCTGCACACAATTCCGTTGCTTTACCGGTTTGCTAGTTGGCAGTCTGGCAAATATATGTTTCTGTGAACGACCTTTCTGGCTTATTTCTGTCAGTTTTGAAGCAACGAGCTCGGTGTGAATACCTTTATTGTATTATGTCGCTGCAATAAAGGTTTCTTTTTCCTCATTATGAATTCCAAAGCACCCCAAAGCTGAATTCCCTTCGAGTTTTGCTTAAATTACGAAATAATGGAATGTCTTATATTTTTAGCGAAttacatatgaaattttttttttctatgcggGTTTGCAGCTAATTAATTACACggtgctacaaaataaaaaaaaacgaaagaacTTTTCTAGTGATATAGTGCACGTTTTAGGTCAAGACCAGTACAACACAAAACTgtgtttagaaaattcaaaacaccctcaaattttttatttattgttaaaaaccgatttatggtgtttttgatgaagtaaaaatacataactaacccatttttcaaccgattttttatttcagtatgGTCTTGGGAAGGGGAGTGTATGTGCgttatgaatgtacatatataattctaaAATTGAACCATTGacgttcaaaagaaaatttcaataacaagctttgatttgtgcaatttttccactttttttcaatgtgatataattttttagctaCTATTCTCCAACGGGctccacaaatatatacatatttttaaactccaataaaatgtgctcgaaataagctatttttcatcttcatacattgaaaactgtaaaaattaagattaaaaaaaaaagctttttccacatttttaaaaatccagctGAACCGAGACTGCGAGAGAATACCGCATGACCGATAGTGCTTTACTGCACATTGTGGCTACTTTTGAAAGACAGCAATAAGTTTACATAACAATGAATGCATCTAACATATCAAAACTCATTATAACCCAAACTTTCCTAATCCCAACTGACCAACCGAAGCTTGCATGACACAGCAGAACCGCTTGCAATTTGCTGGTCAGCATGTGCAATTTAATGAGTGTGAAAAATTATCACTCTTGAATGATCAAGACCTATTAAAACTTAGCATTAGTGaatttaacctaaccttacctaaccttATTTAAATTAAGCTAATCTACACACAAACGTAAGACAATGAAATTAAGTGAGTGCCGagcgaaaatatgtaaataaattcacagAGCTTGTAAATCTAGCCTATACAAACCAAACAAAagataacctaacctaacctaatagagCCTTACCCTGGCAACGGCGTCCCGAAGGCGAAGCGTTGGGCGAGCATTCGGAACGCATTCGGCACGTTGGCAGAGACTTCTCAGATACACCCACACTGCTCGTCACTTGTACGTGAAACAAATGATACGTCTTACAAACATAGAAGATCAAGTGAAATTTTTCagattgtaattttaatttttgaattaaaaaagtgactttcaataaaaacttttaattcaaaaatgctTCATTTTTTAAGagtattgacgtgataacgtcttataattcgatttagccggctgcacgcacgaaaaaatgtgtcgttaccttgctcattagtgttaccttgctcatttgtcgttaccttgccgttaccttgaatgaactacaagtgaaagcgcggaacgaacaaagcaaacgaacggcaacgttcgacatcttgctctctcctacttaactgagcgtatatatgtatgtatatgcgcatatgtacatatataaattcacgtatttgtatttgcatatgccttcttattgattattattaatttgacgcggaacgaacgacaaagagcacaatcggcccccgcgttcggcaacgttcgacatctggctctgtcctacttgagtgagcatatatatgtatgtatatgtatgtatatgcgcatttgtatataatttcacatacttgtatttgcatatgccttcttcctgtgtgcatggtaatgaaccatttctctgttgagaatagggcgatgatagaaaaagtaggaaatgaaagggagtgtttcgagtgtaaagtgtcttgaaaaaggcaaatcgatgatggtgcctcttagtgttgttgacttattaacgtctgatgcacaatcgaaattgaagatatctttcatgaatttgataaatgtttcgtaatttttcacgtttgtgtaaatgtaatttgacctattccattgcaattccatttacctcctcctctatatccatacaaaatatctatcaaacaaataaaattaaaattttgttttgaaaattgcaaccattccatcaatattttcttatgacgttgtcacgttaaactatcgtcagtaaaccgactttacagacaacctcttttttatgtTCAAATTAGCCACTCTTGTATTACATGGAAAAAACTCAGCTCAGATTGCGTTAGATTCGTTCAGGTTAATGAAGTTGGGTTAGGTTGACTTTAGTTACGAATTTCCAGTAAGGTTAAGTTAGGCTAGCTGTTTTGAACCGAGTACA from Anastrepha obliqua isolate idAnaObli1 chromosome 2, idAnaObli1_1.0, whole genome shotgun sequence harbors:
- the LOC129237851 gene encoding uncharacterized protein LOC129237851 yields the protein MSVKIMYGALVLIFIFVVSVNAGCVCHEKGVDYCEKCKAPTFVRPQPRYAYKNPAFDLTPIGGTCSCNKVFVEPAALPKPCGKKPPPPPKYPPCKCRSSQPPSYYSPSPPTPKYSPGSDYYKPAPLPPAPPKPCGCAYAPAVPAYPLPDLTYAKPKSNSIPADPISISLALQASKATAVPEAKLAYGFAKTPIDSLKKIALSKVPEEHLFQLKSEVITLKKPSAAASPSSEEEEEPEEEEAVESPDESPTLTYNQLGYVPEKFKNPKFRKISSSYSADYYSNEAQPIPDKVRVDCGFRPGRIAEYIKRKNNKHPADNY